In one Sphingomonas sp. AP4-R1 genomic region, the following are encoded:
- a CDS encoding DHA2 family efflux MFS transporter permease subunit — MASAAATAPQARPAVNPWLVGVILALSNFMVVLDISIANVSVPHIAGSLAISPDQGTWVITSYSVAEAICVPLTGWLVARFGTVRTYLVAMTGFGIFSVLCGLSTTLGMLVACRIGQGICGGPIMPLTQTLLMAVFPPEKRGQGMGLWAMTTVVAPIAGPLLGGPISDNWSWHWIFFINIPIAIICVGGSFINLKSFETPTRAAPIDKGGMILLVIWVGALQIMLDIGRDHDWFSSDLIKVLAVVAAIGFVAFVIWEMTEEQPAVNLRVFRHRGFTMSVISLSLTYAIFFSAIVVTPQWLQGAMGYTATWSGFVVAWQGLFAVIMSPIVGKLVAKTDPRRIYTIGVLWMGVTMLIRSHWSTDVDYFHLMLPHLLLGIGMPMFFVPVTMIALAAVDPHEVPGAAGLQNFARTLSGAFGTSIATTLWQNGAEAQRSELTNILQPGLYQDQLAQAGFVGERARGLLEQLVMSQGFALSLVHIFQGAAVLLFISSTLVWFAPRPRAAPPPGSAH; from the coding sequence ATGGCAAGTGCGGCGGCCACCGCGCCGCAGGCCAGGCCGGCGGTGAACCCCTGGCTGGTGGGCGTGATCCTCGCGCTCTCCAACTTCATGGTGGTGCTCGATATCTCGATCGCCAACGTGTCCGTGCCGCATATCGCGGGCAGCCTCGCCATCTCGCCCGATCAGGGTACGTGGGTAATCACCTCCTATTCGGTGGCGGAGGCGATCTGCGTGCCGCTCACCGGCTGGCTCGTCGCCCGCTTCGGCACGGTCCGCACCTATCTCGTCGCGATGACGGGCTTCGGCATCTTCTCGGTGCTGTGCGGCCTGTCGACGACGCTGGGCATGCTCGTCGCCTGCCGCATCGGCCAGGGCATTTGCGGCGGCCCGATCATGCCGCTCACCCAGACTTTGCTGATGGCGGTGTTCCCGCCGGAGAAGCGCGGCCAGGGCATGGGCCTGTGGGCGATGACCACCGTGGTCGCGCCGATCGCGGGCCCTTTGCTGGGCGGTCCGATCAGCGACAACTGGTCGTGGCACTGGATCTTCTTCATCAACATCCCGATCGCGATCATCTGCGTCGGCGGGTCCTTCATCAACCTGAAGAGTTTCGAGACGCCGACGCGCGCCGCGCCGATCGACAAGGGCGGGATGATCCTGCTCGTCATCTGGGTCGGCGCGCTGCAGATCATGCTCGATATCGGCCGCGACCATGACTGGTTCTCGTCCGATCTGATCAAGGTGCTCGCCGTGGTCGCGGCGATCGGCTTCGTCGCCTTCGTCATCTGGGAGATGACCGAGGAGCAACCGGCGGTGAACCTGCGCGTGTTCCGGCACAGGGGCTTCACCATGTCGGTGATCTCCCTCTCGCTCACCTACGCGATCTTCTTTTCGGCGATCGTGGTGACGCCGCAGTGGCTGCAGGGGGCGATGGGCTATACCGCCACCTGGTCCGGCTTCGTCGTGGCGTGGCAGGGGCTGTTCGCGGTGATCATGTCGCCCATTGTCGGCAAGCTGGTCGCCAAGACCGATCCACGACGGATCTACACGATCGGCGTGCTGTGGATGGGCGTGACGATGCTGATCCGCTCGCACTGGTCGACCGATGTGGATTATTTCCACCTGATGCTGCCGCATCTGCTGCTGGGCATCGGCATGCCGATGTTCTTCGTGCCCGTCACGATGATCGCGCTGGCCGCCGTCGATCCGCATGAGGTGCCGGGGGCGGCCGGCCTCCAGAATTTCGCGCGCACGCTTTCGGGCGCGTTCGGAACGTCGATCGCGACGACCTTGTGGCAGAATGGCGCGGAGGCGCAGCGGTCCGAACTGACCAACATCCTCCAGCCCGGCCTCTATCAGGATCAGCTCGCCCAAGCCGGCTTCGTCGGCGAACGCGCGCGCGGCCTGCTGGAGCAGCTGGTGATGAGCCAGGGCTTCGCGCTGTCGCTGGTCCATATCTTCCAGGGCGCGGCCGTGCTGCTGTTCATCAGCTCCACGCTCGTGTGGTTCGCACCCCGCCCGCGTGCCGCCCCGCCGCCGGGGAGCGCCCACTGA
- a CDS encoding DUF167 domain-containing protein: MTALPWAEDGAGLRLAVRVTPKASRGAVAGIIADADGRPLLSIRIAAPPVDGAANAGLIRFLAKQLRLRASDITIASGETGRVKMVRLAGDRETLAERLTALANGTG, translated from the coding sequence GTGACGGCCCTGCCCTGGGCCGAGGACGGCGCCGGTCTCCGGCTCGCCGTCCGCGTCACGCCGAAGGCCTCGCGCGGCGCCGTGGCCGGGATCATCGCCGATGCGGATGGGCGCCCCCTGCTGTCGATCCGGATCGCGGCGCCTCCTGTGGACGGGGCGGCCAATGCGGGATTGATCCGCTTCCTCGCCAAGCAATTGCGGCTGCGGGCCAGCGACATCACGATCGCCTCGGGCGAAACGGGCCGGGTGAAGATGGTCCGCCTTGCGGGCGATCGCGAAACGCTGGCCGAAAGGCTCACCGCCTTGGCGAACGGCACGGGATAG
- a CDS encoding HlyD family efflux transporter periplasmic adaptor subunit has translation MAEDNPKIDASEIPPEVKRQEEASKPAAPAKPEQSQPDPAEQKAKRKRLLTILGIVVGVIAVILLLYHFLIGVRHVSTDNAYVGVDSAQITPLVAGQVAEVRVSNTQFVHRGDILLVIDPADARIAADRAAADLAQTRRQLTQTRSTGSSLSAEVTARDADIERARAERVSAQADFAKAQTDLSRREKLAGAGAVSGDELTTARNAFATAQARLLVSGAAINQALANKKAALQRLAANEALTEGPTEENPDVASARARYDAAKLDLSRTVIRAPMSGIVAQRNVQVGQRVAPGTAVMMVVPSASMYVDANFKEGQLKKVRVGQPATLSADIYGGSVDYHGKVIGLAGGTGSAFALIPAQNATGNWIKVVQRLPVRIALDPKELADHPLRVGLSMDVDIDVSEH, from the coding sequence ATGGCCGAAGATAATCCCAAGATCGACGCGTCCGAAATTCCGCCCGAAGTGAAGCGGCAGGAAGAAGCGTCCAAGCCCGCCGCGCCCGCGAAGCCGGAGCAGAGCCAGCCCGATCCGGCCGAGCAGAAGGCCAAGCGCAAGCGCCTGCTGACCATTCTCGGCATCGTCGTCGGCGTGATCGCCGTGATCCTGCTCCTCTATCATTTCCTGATCGGCGTGCGTCACGTCTCGACCGACAACGCCTATGTCGGCGTCGATTCCGCGCAGATCACGCCGCTGGTCGCGGGCCAGGTGGCCGAAGTGCGCGTGTCGAACACGCAGTTCGTCCATCGCGGCGACATTCTTCTCGTGATCGATCCGGCCGATGCGCGCATCGCCGCCGATCGCGCCGCCGCCGATCTCGCCCAGACGCGCCGCCAGCTGACGCAGACCCGCTCGACCGGCAGCTCGCTCTCCGCCGAAGTGACGGCGCGCGACGCCGATATCGAGCGCGCCCGCGCCGAGCGCGTTTCCGCGCAGGCAGATTTCGCCAAGGCCCAGACCGATCTCTCCCGCCGCGAGAAGCTGGCCGGGGCGGGCGCCGTCTCGGGCGACGAACTGACGACCGCACGCAACGCCTTCGCCACCGCCCAGGCCCGTTTGCTCGTCTCGGGCGCGGCCATCAATCAGGCGCTCGCCAACAAGAAGGCCGCGCTGCAGCGTCTGGCCGCCAACGAAGCGCTGACCGAGGGCCCGACCGAAGAGAATCCGGACGTCGCCTCCGCCCGCGCCCGCTATGACGCGGCCAAGCTGGACCTGAGCCGCACCGTGATCCGCGCGCCGATGAGCGGCATCGTCGCCCAGCGCAACGTGCAGGTGGGCCAGCGCGTGGCGCCCGGTACGGCGGTGATGATGGTCGTCCCCTCCGCCTCGATGTATGTCGATGCGAACTTCAAGGAAGGCCAGCTGAAGAAGGTCCGCGTGGGCCAGCCGGCCACGCTGAGCGCCGACATCTATGGCGGCAGCGTGGACTATCACGGCAAGGTCATCGGCTTGGCCGGCGGCACCGGCTCCGCCTTCGCGCTGATCCCGGCGCAGAATGCCACCGGCAACTGGATCAAGGTGGTGCAGCGCCTGCCCGTCCGCATCGCGCTCGACCCCAAGGAACTGGCCGATCACCCCCTGCGCGTCGGCCTGTCCATGGACGTCGACATCGACGTTTCGGAGCACTGA
- a CDS encoding DNA-3-methyladenine glycosylase: MGLSEGDLRRGLDALAKVEPAFAAGLALHGYPAPRTGVRGHVALLRTIVGQQVSTASANAIYGRLEALIGPTMDVAVIVATPDESMRAVGLSRQKISYVKSLAELIANGELDLAHLPEDDEEAIAQLTRIKGIGRWSAEIYLLFAEGRPDVWPAGDLAVQIEIGHLLGHDARPAEKLVRSLSGPWSPHRGALAIFAWHHYGRRLSAKGADKAPI, encoded by the coding sequence ATGGGACTGAGCGAAGGCGACCTGCGGCGCGGGCTGGATGCGCTGGCGAAGGTGGAACCCGCCTTCGCGGCGGGGCTCGCCTTGCACGGCTATCCCGCCCCCCGCACCGGCGTGCGCGGCCATGTCGCCTTGCTGCGGACGATCGTGGGCCAGCAGGTGTCGACCGCTTCGGCCAATGCCATTTACGGGCGGCTGGAGGCGCTGATCGGGCCGACGATGGACGTGGCTGTGATCGTCGCCACGCCGGACGAATCGATGCGCGCGGTGGGCCTGTCGCGCCAGAAGATCTCCTACGTGAAGAGCCTCGCCGAGTTGATCGCGAACGGCGAGCTGGATCTGGCGCACCTGCCCGAGGATGACGAGGAGGCGATCGCGCAGCTGACCCGGATCAAGGGCATCGGCCGCTGGTCGGCGGAAATCTATCTGCTGTTCGCGGAGGGTCGGCCGGACGTGTGGCCGGCGGGCGACCTCGCCGTGCAGATCGAGATCGGCCACCTGCTGGGCCATGACGCGCGCCCGGCCGAGAAGCTGGTGCGGAGCCTGTCCGGCCCCTGGAGCCCGCATCGCGGCGCACTCGCCATCTTCGCCTGGCACCATTACGGGCGCCGCCTTTCCGCCAAGGGTGCCGACAAGGCGCCGATCTGA
- a CDS encoding efflux transporter outer membrane subunit gives MVSQLSPWRAAAALLATTPLLAACVPNVGPAPQPRSAGSLASAQAVPASTGQWPGEGWWQAYGDPQLDALIREGLAGSPDIATAAARVARAEGMAQAAGAALGPNLTANGRAGGTKQSYNNGIPAEFVPKGWNSTGDLSLGLGWDLDLFGRNRATRRAALDERDAVRIDATAARLTLAASIASAYADLYRLYAERDVTEQASRIRTDSAKLVADRVANGLDTEGERAQADSQVPATRADIAVLDTSIELVRHQIAALVGAGPDRGLTIARPQLAGLGMAALPANIGIDLVGRRPDVVAARLRVEASNQRVKAAKAAFYPDVSISALIGFQSLGLSNLLKQNSYYGNAAPAVSLPVFDSGQRAGDYRSQRGDYDAAVADYDRTLLTALREVADAVSNRAGLQREDTDARTALARSETAYKIARLRYEGGLSTYLSVLTAEDAVVAARRRVADLQARAYTIDIALIRSLGGGFASEQGKG, from the coding sequence ATGGTATCACAACTCTCCCCCTGGCGTGCCGCTGCCGCCCTCCTCGCCACGACGCCGCTGCTTGCGGCGTGCGTTCCCAATGTCGGGCCTGCGCCCCAGCCGCGCTCGGCCGGTTCGCTCGCCAGCGCACAGGCGGTCCCCGCCTCGACCGGCCAGTGGCCGGGCGAGGGCTGGTGGCAGGCCTATGGCGATCCGCAACTGGATGCGCTGATCCGCGAAGGTCTGGCGGGATCGCCGGACATCGCGACGGCGGCCGCGCGTGTCGCCCGCGCCGAGGGCATGGCCCAGGCGGCCGGTGCCGCGCTCGGGCCGAACCTGACGGCCAATGGCCGCGCCGGCGGCACCAAGCAGAGCTACAATAACGGCATCCCCGCCGAATTTGTGCCCAAGGGCTGGAATTCGACCGGGGATCTGTCGCTGGGGCTCGGCTGGGATCTCGACCTGTTCGGCCGCAACCGCGCCACCCGCCGCGCCGCTCTGGACGAGCGCGACGCGGTGCGGATCGACGCGACGGCCGCGCGGCTCACGCTCGCCGCCTCGATCGCCAGCGCCTATGCCGATCTCTATCGCCTCTATGCCGAGCGCGACGTGACGGAGCAGGCCTCGCGCATCCGCACGGACAGCGCGAAGCTGGTCGCCGATCGCGTCGCCAACGGTCTCGATACCGAGGGCGAGCGCGCGCAGGCCGATTCGCAGGTGCCCGCAACCCGCGCCGACATCGCCGTGTTGGACACGTCGATCGAGCTGGTCCGCCATCAGATCGCGGCGCTCGTCGGCGCCGGGCCGGATCGCGGCCTGACGATCGCGCGGCCGCAACTGGCCGGGCTCGGCATGGCGGCTTTGCCCGCCAATATCGGCATCGATCTGGTCGGCCGTCGCCCCGATGTCGTCGCCGCCCGGCTACGCGTGGAAGCGTCGAACCAGCGGGTGAAGGCGGCCAAGGCGGCCTTCTATCCGGACGTGAGCATCTCGGCGCTGATCGGCTTCCAGTCGCTCGGCCTGTCGAACCTGCTCAAGCAGAACAGCTATTATGGCAACGCGGCCCCGGCCGTGTCGCTGCCGGTATTCGATTCCGGCCAGCGCGCGGGCGATTATCGCTCGCAGCGGGGCGATTATGACGCGGCCGTCGCCGATTATGATCGCACCTTGCTGACGGCGCTGCGCGAAGTGGCCGATGCGGTGAGCAACCGCGCCGGCCTGCAGCGCGAGGATACGGATGCGCGCACCGCGCTCGCCCGCAGCGAGACCGCCTACAAGATCGCCCGTCTGCGCTATGAAGGCGGGCTCTCCACCTATCTGTCGGTGCTCACCGCCGAGGATGCCGTGGTCGCGGCCCGTCGCCGCGTCGCGGATCTTCAGGCACGCGCCTACACGATCGACATTGCATTGATCCGCTCGCTCGGCGGCGGCTTCGCCAGCGAACAAGGAAAAGGCTGA
- a CDS encoding N-acetyltransferase — protein MATSSATTIRPVVTKADRKAFVNLPFRLYAEDPAWVPPLKDESMGLITPGKNPFFEHAEAQLFLAERGGEIVGRISASIDHAWTPMPADKGGGADSGNWGYLDAEDQETARLLIARAEDWLREKGVKRSIGPISMSIWEEPGLLIRGHDQSPTVMMGHDDKRYEAWVEAAGYAKVKDLHTWELDITRQFPPLIQRIIQSGEKNPRIRIRKVDKSKFAEEAAIILAILNDAWSDNWGFVPFTASEIAFAGKKMKPIIFNDLVRVAELDGEPVAFMMTWPNLNELQADLNGELFPFGFIKLLWRLNGGFSGKPKVNTMRVPLMGVVKRLQASRMASQLAFMMIEYIRRDSVAYYGSTRGEIGWILEDNQGMNSIAEAIDCTINKTYRIYEKTL, from the coding sequence ATGGCCACATCGAGCGCGACGACGATCCGCCCGGTCGTCACCAAGGCGGACCGCAAGGCGTTCGTGAACCTGCCCTTCCGCCTCTATGCGGAAGATCCGGCGTGGGTGCCGCCGCTCAAGGATGAGTCGATGGGGCTCATCACGCCGGGCAAGAATCCGTTCTTCGAGCATGCCGAGGCCCAGTTGTTCCTGGCGGAGCGCGGCGGCGAGATCGTCGGACGTATCTCCGCCTCGATCGATCATGCCTGGACGCCGATGCCCGCCGACAAGGGCGGCGGCGCCGACAGCGGCAATTGGGGCTATCTGGATGCCGAGGATCAGGAAACGGCCCGCCTGCTGATCGCGCGCGCCGAGGACTGGCTGCGCGAGAAGGGCGTGAAGCGCTCGATCGGCCCGATCTCGATGTCGATCTGGGAAGAGCCGGGCCTGCTCATCCGAGGCCACGATCAGTCGCCGACCGTGATGATGGGCCATGACGACAAGCGCTACGAAGCGTGGGTCGAGGCCGCCGGCTATGCCAAGGTGAAGGATCTCCACACCTGGGAGCTGGACATCACCCGGCAATTCCCGCCGCTGATCCAGCGCATCATCCAGTCCGGCGAGAAGAATCCGCGCATCCGGATCCGCAAGGTCGACAAGTCGAAATTCGCCGAGGAAGCGGCGATCATCCTCGCCATCCTCAACGATGCGTGGAGCGACAATTGGGGCTTCGTGCCCTTCACCGCGAGCGAGATCGCGTTCGCCGGCAAGAAGATGAAGCCGATCATCTTCAACGATCTGGTCCGCGTGGCCGAGCTGGACGGCGAGCCCGTCGCCTTCATGATGACCTGGCCGAACCTGAACGAGCTTCAGGCGGACCTGAATGGCGAGCTGTTCCCGTTCGGCTTCATCAAATTGCTGTGGCGCCTGAACGGCGGCTTCTCCGGCAAGCCCAAGGTCAACACGATGCGCGTGCCGCTGATGGGCGTGGTGAAGCGGCTGCAGGCGAGCCGCATGGCCAGCCAGCTCGCTTTCATGATGATCGAATATATCCGCCGCGATTCGGTGGCTTATTATGGCTCCACGCGCGGTGAGATCGGCTGGATCCTCGAGGACAATCAGGGGATGAACTCGATCGCCGAAGCGATCGACTGCACGATCAACAAGACCTACCGGATCTACGAAAAGACGCTGTGA
- a CDS encoding CDP-alcohol phosphatidyltransferase family protein: MTLPPLVPAGDTDTLIWGMTTRERLRRIAAAQGFALAESAGGGEALIVDLAYVFDPLWLKYAAARPGTAITRDGVPVIAHVTPGRPDPARLEAIPQETTEVENQTLRKRERPFMERLTPATVGLIERASYWGAYKGVTDILTKYMWPEWAFHMTRIAARFGITPNQVTTISAVFCVIATWCFFTGDYWPGLAAGLFMMILDTVDGKLARCTITSSAWGNVFDHGMDLVHPPFWWYGWGVGLIAYGRPLSETDFWLSMVAIMGGYVIQRLIEGAFIALFGIHIHVWRRFDSWFRLITARRNPNMVILTALLAIGRPDWGLLAVAWWTVISLVVHLVQLAQAMFDRARGRPVKSWLE, encoded by the coding sequence ATGACATTGCCGCCGCTGGTTCCTGCCGGCGACACCGATACGCTGATCTGGGGCATGACCACACGGGAGAGACTGCGCCGCATCGCCGCGGCGCAGGGCTTCGCGCTGGCCGAAAGCGCCGGGGGAGGCGAGGCGCTGATCGTCGATCTCGCGTATGTGTTCGATCCTCTGTGGCTGAAATATGCGGCCGCGCGGCCCGGCACGGCGATTACGCGCGATGGCGTGCCGGTGATCGCGCACGTCACGCCGGGCCGCCCCGATCCCGCCCGGCTGGAGGCGATCCCGCAGGAGACGACCGAGGTCGAGAATCAGACGCTCCGCAAGCGCGAGCGTCCCTTCATGGAGCGGCTCACCCCCGCCACGGTCGGCCTGATCGAGCGGGCGAGCTATTGGGGCGCCTACAAGGGCGTCACCGATATCCTCACCAAATATATGTGGCCCGAATGGGCGTTCCACATGACGCGCATCGCCGCGCGCTTCGGGATCACGCCCAATCAGGTGACCACGATCAGCGCGGTCTTCTGCGTGATCGCCACCTGGTGCTTCTTCACCGGCGATTACTGGCCCGGCCTCGCCGCCGGCCTGTTCATGATGATCCTCGATACGGTCGACGGAAAGCTCGCGCGCTGCACGATCACCTCGTCCGCCTGGGGCAATGTGTTCGATCATGGCATGGATCTCGTCCATCCGCCCTTCTGGTGGTATGGCTGGGGCGTCGGGCTGATCGCCTATGGCCGCCCGCTATCGGAGACGGATTTCTGGCTGAGCATGGTGGCGATCATGGGCGGCTATGTGATCCAGCGGCTGATCGAGGGCGCGTTCATCGCTCTGTTCGGCATCCACATCCATGTTTGGCGTCGCTTCGACAGCTGGTTCCGCCTGATCACCGCGCGGCGCAATCCGAACATGGTGATCCTCACCGCCCTGCTCGCCATCGGCCGGCCCGACTGGGGGCTGCTGGCGGTGGCGTGGTGGACAGTGATCTCGCTCGTCGTCCATCTCGTGCAGCTGGCGCAGGCCATGTTTGATCGCGCGCGTGGGCGCCCGGTGAAGAGCTGGCTCGAATGA
- a CDS encoding 2Fe-2S iron-sulfur cluster-binding protein, translating into MPKLIVTLRDGSTQEIEGEDGLSVMEVIRDAGIDELLALCGGCCSCATCHIHVDPAFADRLPPMSEDESDLLDSSDTRDETSRLSCQVPFSAAVDGLAIRIAEED; encoded by the coding sequence ATGCCCAAGCTGATCGTCACCCTGCGCGATGGAAGCACGCAGGAGATCGAGGGCGAGGACGGCCTGTCGGTGATGGAGGTCATCCGCGACGCCGGGATCGACGAACTGCTCGCTCTGTGCGGCGGCTGCTGCTCCTGCGCCACCTGCCACATCCATGTCGATCCGGCCTTCGCCGATCGCCTGCCGCCGATGAGCGAGGATGAGAGCGATCTGCTCGACAGCTCCGACACGCGCGACGAAACCTCGCGCCTGTCCTGCCAGGTGCCCTTCAGCGCGGCGGTGGACGGTCTGGCGATCCGGATCGCCGAAGAGGATTGA
- a CDS encoding sterol desaturase family protein has product MNMRQLVVAFFQYPAIIAYILIAIVAAVVSGLYPTSALQTIAAVASSILLYPLVWYALHRWVLHSQWMYKVPFLASTWKRIHYDHHQDPNHLEILFGALHTTLPTIFLASAPVGWLIGGLGGAAAAFSSGLLMTCFYEFCHCIQHLAYTPKHPALVMMKQRHMAHHFHDETGNFGITNFFWDRLFGTMYAKVSERKKSPTVFNLGYTPEVAKRWPKVAELSGGVATGHPSTRIKH; this is encoded by the coding sequence ATGAACATGCGCCAGCTGGTCGTGGCTTTCTTCCAGTATCCGGCGATCATCGCCTACATCCTCATCGCGATCGTGGCGGCCGTCGTGTCCGGCCTGTATCCCACCTCCGCGCTGCAGACGATCGCGGCGGTCGCCAGCTCGATCCTGCTCTATCCGCTCGTCTGGTACGCGCTCCACCGCTGGGTGCTGCATAGCCAGTGGATGTACAAGGTGCCGTTCCTCGCCTCCACCTGGAAGCGCATCCATTACGATCATCATCAGGACCCGAACCACCTGGAGATCCTGTTCGGCGCGCTGCACACGACGCTGCCGACGATCTTCCTCGCCTCGGCGCCCGTCGGCTGGCTGATCGGCGGCCTCGGCGGCGCGGCGGCCGCCTTCTCCTCCGGCCTGCTGATGACCTGCTTCTACGAATTCTGCCACTGCATCCAGCATCTGGCCTACACGCCGAAGCATCCCGCGCTGGTGATGATGAAGCAACGCCATATGGCGCACCATTTCCATGACGAAACCGGCAATTTCGGCATCACCAACTTCTTCTGGGATCGCCTGTTCGGCACGATGTACGCCAAGGTGAGCGAGCGGAAGAAGAGCCCGACCGTGTTCAACCTGGGCTACACGCCCGAGGTCGCCAAGCGCTGGCCGAAGGTTGCCGAGCTGTCGGGCGGCGTCGCCACCGGTCATCCCTCCACCCGCATCAAGCACTGA
- a CDS encoding TetR/AcrR family transcriptional regulator produces the protein MAPAPGRAGCQQESVLYSIVMSEPIARTKRDERKECRREAIIEIAKRAFLEHGFAATSMSRIAAQCGGSKTTLWSHFPSKEDLFQAFVDKLVGDFAGALDEALLIGGGTEAALRRFGRVFVAKILSPESLGLKRLLAAEGHRFPEMTRVFYESGPKRTRARLAIYIASEMAAGHLRQGDSEVAARQFLSLCQAGCFSDMIWHRAGGPSSTPEADVDLAVEGFLRIWGTTE, from the coding sequence TTGGCGCCTGCTCCCGGTCGGGCGGGTTGTCAACAAGAAAGTGTACTATATAGTATTGTTATGAGCGAGCCGATTGCCAGGACCAAACGCGACGAACGGAAGGAGTGCCGTCGCGAAGCCATTATCGAGATCGCCAAACGTGCGTTCCTCGAACATGGGTTCGCGGCAACGTCCATGTCCCGGATAGCGGCGCAATGCGGCGGCTCCAAGACGACCCTGTGGAGTCATTTCCCCTCGAAGGAGGATCTGTTTCAGGCGTTCGTCGACAAGCTCGTCGGCGATTTCGCGGGCGCATTGGATGAGGCGCTGCTGATCGGCGGCGGCACGGAGGCGGCGCTCCGACGCTTCGGCCGCGTTTTCGTCGCCAAGATATTGTCGCCCGAGTCGCTCGGCTTGAAGCGCCTGCTCGCGGCCGAGGGGCATCGCTTTCCGGAGATGACTCGGGTCTTCTATGAAAGCGGCCCCAAGCGGACGCGCGCCCGGCTGGCCATCTATATCGCCAGCGAAATGGCGGCCGGACATTTGCGGCAGGGGGATTCGGAGGTTGCGGCGCGGCAGTTTTTGTCCTTGTGCCAGGCGGGCTGCTTCTCCGACATGATCTGGCATCGCGCGGGTGGACCGAGTTCCACCCCGGAAGCGGATGTGGATCTGGCGGTGGAGGGCTTCCTGCGAATTTGGGGCACGACCGAATGA
- a CDS encoding NTP transferase domain-containing protein, whose product MSEASWTAILLAGQRPGIDPLAHALGESRKAKVKVGGEAMLSRVAKTLLAAPAIGRVVVMAQTPEFLFDGDCAWMAEEPRIGTVHSDSGIATSVAAVAGTAAAPWPVLVTTADHPLLTVPMIEAMIAGAGDADVAVGVVGRRTLLAAYPDNRRTWLKFAGEAWSGANLFALQSDRAQVALKLWSEVERDRKKAIKLISHFGPWLAVRAITRTITLDAAMLAVGRKFGMTARPVALPFAEAGIDVDKVSDHELAEAILAAREVH is encoded by the coding sequence ATGAGCGAGGCGAGCTGGACCGCGATCCTGCTCGCCGGTCAGCGGCCCGGCATCGATCCTCTCGCCCATGCGCTCGGCGAAAGCCGCAAGGCCAAGGTGAAGGTGGGCGGCGAGGCGATGCTGAGCCGCGTCGCGAAGACGCTGCTGGCGGCCCCGGCCATCGGCCGCGTGGTCGTGATGGCGCAGACGCCCGAATTCCTGTTCGACGGCGATTGCGCGTGGATGGCGGAGGAGCCGCGCATCGGCACGGTCCATTCGGACAGCGGCATCGCCACCAGCGTCGCCGCCGTGGCGGGTACGGCCGCCGCGCCCTGGCCGGTGCTGGTGACGACCGCCGATCATCCCCTGCTCACCGTGCCGATGATCGAGGCGATGATCGCGGGTGCCGGCGATGCGGATGTCGCGGTCGGCGTGGTCGGTCGGCGTACGCTTCTGGCCGCCTATCCCGACAATCGCCGCACCTGGCTGAAATTCGCGGGCGAGGCCTGGTCGGGCGCCAATCTGTTCGCGCTGCAATCGGATCGCGCGCAGGTGGCGCTGAAACTCTGGAGCGAGGTGGAGCGCGATCGCAAGAAGGCGATCAAGCTGATCTCCCATTTCGGCCCCTGGCTGGCCGTGCGCGCGATCACGCGCACGATCACGCTGGATGCGGCGATGCTGGCCGTGGGCCGCAAGTTCGGCATGACGGCCAGGCCCGTGGCTCTGCCCTTCGCGGAAGCCGGGATCGACGTGGACAAGGTCAGCGATCACGAACTGGCCGAGGCGATCCTCGCCGCACGCGAGGTGCACTGA